From Salvia splendens isolate huo1 chromosome 16, SspV2, whole genome shotgun sequence, a single genomic window includes:
- the LOC121771164 gene encoding protein FAR1-RELATED SEQUENCE 5-like, with amino-acid sequence MRKVDDVMTWYQVVCNREGRKKGKEDDQLNARSGFTIKRRKLSKRCGCTTSISFRFFSEDCSSGYIIQEFNEIHNHHMVETEHQQFMSSNLKLDDVHHKFILDCSRANIGPTLTFNVLKEILGGFELVGCTVGDIRNASRDIKAYAQGFDVQMVLDDMAKKKEMSEAFTYHYEVNESDQLVALFWCDGVMKRNYHMFGDIVSFDSTYNTNRYCMIFTPFTGKDNHGSPVTFAAGLVCSEKTGAFAWLFRHFVDCMGVAPRMIVTDQYLGMRSTIEEVLVGTRHRWCMWHIMHKLVVKVPNRLLRDDDFKKEFNACVWSDLLEPDEFEEEWNRLVEHHQLDWR; translated from the exons ATGAGGAAGGTTGATGATGTCATGACCTGGTATCAagttgtatgcaatagggaaggaaggaagaagggcAAAGAGGATGACCAGTTGAATGCCCGTTCTGGTTTCACAATCAAGCGTAGGAAGTTATCTAAGCGGTGTGGTTGTACAACTAGTATATCCTTCAGGTTTTTCTCGGAAGATTGCTCGTCAGGATACATAATTCAGGAGTTCAATGAGATTCATAACCATCACATGGTTGAGACGGAACATCAGCAATTCATGTCAAGTAATCTCAAGTTGGATGATGTACATCATAAATTTATTCTCGACTGTTCCAGGGCGAATATAGGACCCACACTTACATTTAATGTATTGAAGGAGATTCTTGGTGGGTTTGAACTGGTTGGTTGCACTGTTGGGGATATCAGGAATGCCTCACGGGACATCAAAGCATATGCACAAGGATTTGATGTACAAATGGTGTTGGATGACATGGCTAAGAAGAAGGAGATGTCCGAGGCTTTTACCTATCACTACGAAGTTAACGAATCTGACCAGTTGGTTGCTCTGTTTTGGTGTGACGGTGTGATGAAGAGAAATTACCACATGTTTGGTGATATTGTGTCCTTCGACTCCACGTACAACACAAACAG GTACTGTATGATCTTCACTCCTTTCACTGGAAAGGATAATCATGGTAGTCCTGTGACATTTGCGGCCGGGTTGGTGTGCAGCGAGAAAACAGGGGCATTTGCTTGGTTGTTCAGACATTTTGTAGATTGTATGGGTGTAGCACCCAGGATGATTGTGACCGATCAATATTTGGGTATGCGATCAACGATTGAAGAAGTCCTAGTCGGCACACGTCACCGTTGGTGTATGTGGCATATAATGCATAAATTGGTAGTCAAGGTACCAAACAGATTATTGCGGGACGACGATTTCAAAAAGGAGTTTAACGCTTGTGTTTGGTCGGACCTATTAGAGCCGGACGAATTCGAGGAGGAGTGGAATAGATTGGTCGAACATCATCAGCTAGATTGGCGATAG